The DNA region GCAAATACTGCCTTCTACAGATAGTATTCGTACGCATTCACAAATGATTTCTTCTTGTTGAGCATAATATTTTTTCAAGTCAATTTTTTTTTCATATTCTTTGCCAATATTATATGGTGGCGATGTGACTATTAATTTTACTGATTGATCGGGAATTTGTTTAAAAAAGTCTAAACAAGATCCTTCGAAGACGATGGCTTTTGCATCCGAGGAATAAGCTGACTTGATTCGCGAATCCATATACATTCTTTATAGCACTTTTTTATTTTTTTGTTAATATAGTTATTGCAATTTTGTAGTTAAAATGTCAGTAAAATATTTTTTTTCCCTAAAAGGGGCTTATTTCTTATGATTTTTTATAGATTAGTAAAAGCAATTGTTTCATTTTCTGTTAAATTGTATTATGTATTCTTATAGAAAATTGCGCAAAAGACAATTTGCTGGTAAAATCAAGAAATGACGACTTTCTTCAAGGTTGACGATCTGGAGATCACCGACGAGCGGTTCTTCCTGATCGCCGGTCCCTGCGTCATCGAGGACGAGGGGCTGACGCGCGAGATCGCCGTTGAGGCGAAAAAAACCTGCGCCGAGCTCGGCATCCCCTTCATTTTCAAGGCCTCGTTCGACAAGGCCAACCGTTCCTCCATCCGCTCGCCGCGCGGCCCGGGCATCGACAAGGGGCTGCCCATCCTGGAGAAAATCAAGGCCGGGCTGAATATTCCGGTCCTGTCCGACATCCACGAACCCTGGCAGGCGGAAATTGCCGCCCGCGTGCTGTCGGTCATCCAGATACCCGCCTTTCTCAGCCGCCAGACCGACCTGCTGCTGGCCGCCGCCCGCACCGGCTTGCCGCTGAACATCAAGAAAAGCCAGCTGATGAGCCCGGACGACATGCTGCTGGCCGTCAAGAAAACCGCCGAAGCCGGCAACCGCCGCGTCATGCTGACCGAGCGCGGCACCTTTTTCGGCTACAACAACCTGGTGGTCGATTTCCGCTCCATCCCGCGCATGAAGGAGAGCGGCTGCCCGGTGGTCATGGACGCCACCCACGCCGTGCAGCGGCCCAGCGGCGCCGGCGAAGTTTCCGGGGGCGACCCGCAGTTCATCCCGATGCTGGCGGCCGCCGGCATCGTTGCCGGCGCCAGCGGCATTTTCCTGGAGATCCACCCGCGCCCGGAAAAAGCCCTGTCGGACGGGACCAATTCCCTGCCGCTGACTTCCTTGCGCCCCCTTTTAATCCGCCTGCAAAAGTTGTATAATGTGCGCTGATGGGCAGCATTGAAACCGGTAGAAAAGTCTTGGAGACCGAGGCCAATGCCATCCTGAGCGCCCTGGGCAAAATCAACGGACAGTTCGCCATCGCGGTCTCCATCCTCTTCGAATGCCGCGGCCAGGTGGTGGTCACCGGCATGGGCAAGTCGGGCCTGATCGGCCGCAAGATTGCCGCCACCATGACCTCGATCGGCAGCCCGGCGATTTTCCTCCATCCGGCCGAAGCCATCCACGGCGACATCGGCATCATCCATCCCCAGGACGTGGTGATTGCCCTGTCCACTTCGGGGGAAACCGAGGAGGTCATCCGCCTGCTCAATTACATCAAGCGCCTGGGCATCCGCCTGATTGCCCTGGTCGGCAATCCCAATTCGACGCTGGCCCGGCAAAGCGACGTTTTCATCGACTGCAGCGTGGAAAAGGAGGCCTGCCCGATCGGGCTGGTGCCGTCCGCCTCCTCGACCCTGACCCTGGCCGTGGGCGACGCGCTCTCCATCGCCCTGATGGAAAAGCGCGGCTTCAGCGAGGAGGATTTCCTCGACCTGCACCCCGGCGGTTCGCTCAGCAAGAAATTGCTCAAGGTCAAGCACCTGATGCATGCGGGCGAGCAGATGCCGGTCGTCGACCTCCATGCGCGGATGAAAAGCGTGATCCGCGTCATCAATGAAAAAAAGTTCGGCATCGCCATCGTGGTCGAGGACGGGACCCGGGTCGCCGGCGTCATTACCGACGGCGATCTGCGCCGCTTGTTTTTGAAGGGGATCAATTTCGCCAAGGCGGAGGCCGCCGAGTGCATGACCGCCAATCCTCTCTGCATCGGCGAGGAGAAGCTGGCGGTCGAGGCCTTGAAAATCATGGAAGACAGGGCGGTCACCTCTCTGGTGGTCCAGGACGGCGCCAACCATCTGTGCGGACTGCTGCACCTGCACGACCTGTGGAGAACGGAGATGATATGATGGACCAAAAGGAATTGGCGAAGAAGATAAAACTGATCATCATGGACGTCGACGGCACCCTGTCCGACGGCCGCTTCTTCATGATGCCCAACGGCCAGTCGATCAAGTCGTTCGATGTCAAGGACGGCACTGGCGTGATCTTTGCCCGCCTGGCCGGGCTGAAAACGGCCATCATCACCGGCAAGTCGTCCAAGCAGGTCAAAAAAAGGGCCGAGGAATTGCAGGTCGACGACTACTACGAGGGCGTTTACAACAAGACCGTCCCCTTTTTTGAACTTCTGAAGAAATACGGCCTCGAAAAAGAGGAAGTGGCCTATATCGGTGACGACATCGGCGACGCCGAGGTGATGGGCATGGTCGGGTTCGCCGCGGCGGTCGGCGACGCCCACCCGCTGATCAAGCGCGTCTCTCATTACATCGCCAAGCGCTATGGCGGTCGCGGCGCCGTGCGCGAGGTGATCGATTTCATCCTTGACGTGCAGGAGCAATGGCAGTCCATTTTCGCCGAACTGAAGAAATCGGCCGATTGGGAAGAAATTTTCAAGGAAATCAATTCATAACCCGTATTATTCATCTTGTCCTTTAAGGAGTCGGGAATGGTCAAGCGGACAAAATTGAAGTTCTGCTTTCTGCTGATTTTTCTGTCGAGCGTCGCTGCGTTCGTTCCTGCAGCAGCAGCGGCCATTCCGGCGGAGACGCCGGAACGGCCGCTGCTGCTGCTGAAAATCACCCCGACTGGCGAAGACGCCATTCATTCCATCGCCGCCGCCGGCGGGACGGTGGTGCAGGAATTGGGCTCCTGCCTGCTGGTCAATGCGCCGCCCGATGCCGTCTCCCGGCTGCGGGATGAAGGCCTTGCTTTTACTTCGGTCGGTTCGCCGGCGCCGGGCGACTCCTATTTCCTGGTGCAGTCGAAACTTCCTTCGCCGCTGCTGGCGCAGCCGGGGAACATCCATTGCCTGCTCCTGGAGGAGGGCGTTTGGCTGCTGTGGACCGACAATCCCGATTTTCGCAATTGGCTGGTCCAGCCATTCCACCTAAAGGCGCTTCAGCTTTCCGGGGTTTTCCCCGGCCGCTATGGGGCTCGTGCCGTTTCGCCCGTTGCGGAGAAAACGGCCGCGCCGGCCCGGTCCCGCCTTTGGTCGCCAATCCCAGGCCTGGTGGCGCAGGTTTCGGTCGACAGGCTGCGGGCCGACATCCTCACCTTGCAGAACTTTAAAACCCGCTATGCGTCCACCCCCCAGTGCGCGGCGGCGGGCGATTTCATTCTCCAGCGCTTCCGGCAGCTGGGCTTGTCGGCGAATGCCGATCCGTTCGCTTTTGAAGGGGGGTATAGCAGCAAGAACATCGTGGCCGTCATCCCGGGAAAAAGCGCCCCGGAACAAATCGTCCTGGCCTGCGCCCACTATGATTCCACCAGCAACAACCCCCAGGTTTCGGCGCCGGGGGCCGACGACAACGCCAGCGGCACGGCGGCCGTCCTGGAATTGACCCGGATACTGACCGTTGAGAAATTTAACCTAACCATCGTCCTGCTCTGCGTTTCGGCCGAGGAATGGGGCCTGTACGGGAGCGAGCATTATGCCCGGCAGGCCCGCCTGCAGGGCGCCGAGATTGTCGCCGTGGTCAACCTGGATATGATCGCTTATCCCGGCAGCTATCAGCGGGTCTTGGACGTGATCGGCAACCGGCAGTCGGAATGGCTGGCCGACCGCTTCATCGCCGTTGCCCAGCCCTACGTCGGGCTGCGCCTGGCCAAGGTGATCAATGCTTCCCTGAACTGGAGCGACCATTCCTCCTTCTGGGAGCAGGGCTATGCGGC from Candidatus Aminicenantes bacterium includes:
- the kdsA gene encoding 3-deoxy-8-phosphooctulonate synthase, with protein sequence MTTFFKVDDLEITDERFFLIAGPCVIEDEGLTREIAVEAKKTCAELGIPFIFKASFDKANRSSIRSPRGPGIDKGLPILEKIKAGLNIPVLSDIHEPWQAEIAARVLSVIQIPAFLSRQTDLLLAAARTGLPLNIKKSQLMSPDDMLLAVKKTAEAGNRRVMLTERGTFFGYNNLVVDFRSIPRMKESGCPVVMDATHAVQRPSGAGEVSGGDPQFIPMLAAAGIVAGASGIFLEIHPRPEKALSDGTNSLPLTSLRPLLIRLQKLYNVR
- a CDS encoding KpsF/GutQ family sugar-phosphate isomerase, with amino-acid sequence MGSIETGRKVLETEANAILSALGKINGQFAIAVSILFECRGQVVVTGMGKSGLIGRKIAATMTSIGSPAIFLHPAEAIHGDIGIIHPQDVVIALSTSGETEEVIRLLNYIKRLGIRLIALVGNPNSTLARQSDVFIDCSVEKEACPIGLVPSASSTLTLAVGDALSIALMEKRGFSEEDFLDLHPGGSLSKKLLKVKHLMHAGEQMPVVDLHARMKSVIRVINEKKFGIAIVVEDGTRVAGVITDGDLRRLFLKGINFAKAEAAECMTANPLCIGEEKLAVEALKIMEDRAVTSLVVQDGANHLCGLLHLHDLWRTEMI
- a CDS encoding HAD hydrolase family protein, whose product is MMDQKELAKKIKLIIMDVDGTLSDGRFFMMPNGQSIKSFDVKDGTGVIFARLAGLKTAIITGKSSKQVKKRAEELQVDDYYEGVYNKTVPFFELLKKYGLEKEEVAYIGDDIGDAEVMGMVGFAAAVGDAHPLIKRVSHYIAKRYGGRGAVREVIDFILDVQEQWQSIFAELKKSADWEEIFKEINS
- a CDS encoding M28 family metallopeptidase, with product MVKRTKLKFCFLLIFLSSVAAFVPAAAAAIPAETPERPLLLLKITPTGEDAIHSIAAAGGTVVQELGSCLLVNAPPDAVSRLRDEGLAFTSVGSPAPGDSYFLVQSKLPSPLLAQPGNIHCLLLEEGVWLLWTDNPDFRNWLVQPFHLKALQLSGVFPGRYGARAVSPVAEKTAAPARSRLWSPIPGLVAQVSVDRLRADILTLQNFKTRYASTPQCAAAGDFILQRFRQLGLSANADPFAFEGGYSSKNIVAVIPGKSAPEQIVLACAHYDSTSNNPQVSAPGADDNASGTAAVLELTRILTVEKFNLTIVLLCVSAEEWGLYGSEHYARQARLQGAEIVAVVNLDMIAYPGSYQRVLDVIGNRQSEWLADRFIAVAQPYVGLRLAKVINASLNWSDHSSFWEQGYAALCGIEDSDNPFYHRTSDTLETLDLAFATEAVQASLAAVAELAEPANTSAAAAPTGLQAQSQISASLFASAKTVFLNWQANPSPVAGYYVFRAEQSHGTYQCLTTQLVVATAFKDTFLAPEKTYFYVLTAVDNQGRQSNYSKEVRDDENN